The Verrucomicrobiia bacterium DNA segment AAGTCCAAGGCCGATGCGGCGCGCACCGCCCGCCCCGGGGCCCATCCCCGCCGGCGCCTGGCCATTAAACTGCTGGTCATCGCCTTGCCGCTGCTGGCCGTGGTGGTTTTGGAGGGTGTCCTGCGCCTTGCCGGTTATGGTTATCCCACGGAGTTCTGGCTGCCTGCCGAAGTCCAGGGCCGGCCCGTGTGGACGGAAAATCCCCGCTATGGCTGGCGGTTTTTCCCGCCGCGCATCGCGCGGGCCCCGCAGCCCATGGTGGTGGACCGCGTGAAACCGCCGGGCACCGTGCGGGTGGTCATTTTGGGCGAATCGGCCGCCCTGGGGGATCCGGAGCCGGCCTACGGTTTCGGACGGTATCTCGAGGTGCTGCTCAATGAAGCCTTTCCGGAGAAAAAGTTTGAGGTGATCAACACCGCCATGACCGCCATCAACTCCCACGTCATCCGCCTCATCGCCCGGGACTGCGTGAAACTGGACGCGGATTTTTGGGTGCTCTACATGGGCAACAACGAGGCCGTGGGGCCGTATGGCTCGGGCACCGTGTTTGGCGGCCAGGCCCCGGAGCTGCCGCTGCTCCGCGCCGCACTCTGGTTCCGCACCCTCAAGGTGGGCCAACTGGCCGAGGCCGCCCTTCAAAAATTTTCCCGCCGCGCCGCGCCCGCCACTGAATGGGGCGGGTTGGAGATGTTTCTGGAGCACAAACTCCACCCGGAGGATGCCCGCGTGCAGCGCGTGTACGAGCATTTTCAGAAAAACCTGGAGGACATCCTCGCCACCGGACAGCGGGCCGGCGCCCGGGTGGTGGTGGCCACCGTCGGGGCGAATTTGAAAGATTGCGCCCCCTTCGCCTCGCTGCATCGCACCGATCTGTTGCCGGCCGATTTGTCAGCGTGGGAGGCGGCCTTCCGCGAGGGCGCCCGGCTGATGGGGGAGGGAAAGGCCGAAGAGGCGCTGAAGCACTGGCAAAAGGCCTATGAGCTGGACCAGGATTACGCCGAGTTGCAATTCCGCATCGGCGAGGCCAAAGCGGCGGCCCGACAATACCGCGAGGCCCGCGGTTTCTACGTGTGGGCGCGCGATTTGGACGCCCTGCGCTTCCGGGTGGACTCGCGCCTGAATGACATCACCCGCACCGTGGCCTCCGGCAAAACCAACGCCCACGTCCGCCTGGTGGATGCCGAGCGCGCGCTCCAGCGCCTGGCTCCCAACCAAATCCCGGGCCGTGATTTATTTTATGACCATGTGCATCTGAACTTTGCCGGCAATTATGCCCTGGCGCGGGCCGTGGCCGCGCAGGTGGCCCCCGCCGACGGCCGCCCGCGCTGGTTGTCGGCCCAGGAGGCCGGGGCGCGCCTGGCCGTCACCCCATACGACCAGCTCCAGGTGTGGCGGGAGATGCGCCGGCGCCTGCAACGCCCGCCTTTCACCCAGCAACTTAATCACGCCGCCCAGCTCCAATGGGTGGATGAACAAATCGCCGCCCTGCGGCCGCAATCCACCGCCACCGCTTTGATGCAACAGGCCGCGATTTACCAGCCGGCCCTCGCCAGACGCCCGGAGGATCCCGTATTGCGCGGCCGCCTGGGCCGGTTGCTGGAGGAGGCGGGAGATTACCAGGGCGCCCTGCAACAGTGGGAAAAAGTGAGCGAACTTCTGCCCCACGATTTTCAGGCTGTCTATTCCCAGGGCCTGCTTTGGCGCAACCTGGGCCGGTTGGAGCGCGCGCGGGAGTGTTTCCAGCGCACCCTCCAACTGCGGCCCAACGTGGCCGAGGCCTGGAACGGGTTGGGTTTGTGCGAAATGGATGAAGGCAGGCTGGAGCAGGCGCTGGCCTACTTCGATCAAGCCCTGGCTGAACGGCCCGCCGACGCGGACTTTCATTACAACAAGGGCATCGTCCACAGCAAAGCCGGCCGTACCAATGACGCCCTGGCCTGTTACCGGCAGGCGCTCACCGCCGCCCCGGATCACACCAGCGCCCGTTACAACCTGGCCAACCTGCTCCTTCGCCAGGGGCAATGGGCCGAAGCGGCCACGGAATTGCGCACCCTGTTGCAACACACGCCCGAACACACCCGGGCCCGCAATAATTACGGCCTGGCGCTGCTCCGGCTGGGACGCCCTCAGGAGGCGGTGGAGCAGTTCCGCCAGACCTTGCGGGAAGAACCAAACAATGCCGAGGCCCGCTACAACCTGGCCAACACCCTCCTCGGCCTGAAACAATATGACGAGGCCATCAGCCATCTCGAAACTTTTCTGGCCGCGCATCCCGGCCATCCGGGCGCCCAGCAAAAACTCACCGAGGCACGGGCTTTGCGCGCCGCCAGCCGGGGCGGCTCTTCCCCCTAAGCTGAACGGCTGTCACGGCCCCGTTGCGCAACGTTGACCGTCCCCTGCCCATGACTCCGAAAGCTCGTCCCTCCTCCAGCGGCCCGCGGCGCAAACTGCCCGCCGGCGTGCCGGTGTGGGGCCTGGAGGCGCTGTGGGCCGTGGCGCTGTGGCTGACGCTTTATTTCTGGGTCCAACCGCATTGGCTTTATTACCAGGCCGATGCGGCGGTGTTTCATCCGGCGCCTTTCACCCCCGGCGAGCTGGTGCAGCCCGGGCGGCTTTTCTGGCGGATGCTGGCGTGGGGCATCCATGCCTGCCAGTTTCCCGCTCTGGGAGCAACGCTGGGCACGCTGCTGATCTGGTTCATTACCGCGGCGGCCGGCCGCTTGTTCTGGCGGGGGCCGGGCGGGCGGCCGCGACTGGCCCATTGGGTGCTGGCTCCGCCGCTGCTGGCGGTCCTGGGCCGCTATGATGAGGGTGGCGCGGCGCTGGTGCTGGGCTGGGCATGGGCCTTGGGGCTGGCC contains these protein-coding regions:
- a CDS encoding tetratricopeptide repeat protein, translated to MPKPKSKADAARTARPGAHPRRRLAIKLLVIALPLLAVVVLEGVLRLAGYGYPTEFWLPAEVQGRPVWTENPRYGWRFFPPRIARAPQPMVVDRVKPPGTVRVVILGESAALGDPEPAYGFGRYLEVLLNEAFPEKKFEVINTAMTAINSHVIRLIARDCVKLDADFWVLYMGNNEAVGPYGSGTVFGGQAPELPLLRAALWFRTLKVGQLAEAALQKFSRRAAPATEWGGLEMFLEHKLHPEDARVQRVYEHFQKNLEDILATGQRAGARVVVATVGANLKDCAPFASLHRTDLLPADLSAWEAAFREGARLMGEGKAEEALKHWQKAYELDQDYAELQFRIGEAKAAARQYREARGFYVWARDLDALRFRVDSRLNDITRTVASGKTNAHVRLVDAERALQRLAPNQIPGRDLFYDHVHLNFAGNYALARAVAAQVAPADGRPRWLSAQEAGARLAVTPYDQLQVWREMRRRLQRPPFTQQLNHAAQLQWVDEQIAALRPQSTATALMQQAAIYQPALARRPEDPVLRGRLGRLLEEAGDYQGALQQWEKVSELLPHDFQAVYSQGLLWRNLGRLERARECFQRTLQLRPNVAEAWNGLGLCEMDEGRLEQALAYFDQALAERPADADFHYNKGIVHSKAGRTNDALACYRQALTAAPDHTSARYNLANLLLRQGQWAEAATELRTLLQHTPEHTRARNNYGLALLRLGRPQEAVEQFRQTLREEPNNAEARYNLANTLLGLKQYDEAISHLETFLAAHPGHPGAQQKLTEARALRAASRGGSSP